A window of Candidatus Neomarinimicrobiota bacterium genomic DNA:
GCGGCGCCGGCATCGAGCAGCCGCTGCACGGGTGTGGCGGTATATAGTGATATGTAGCCCTCCAGCGTCCGGGAGGCGCAGGTGGTGGGGAAATCTACGAGGTTCAGGTTGTCCTTGATAGCCAGAAGCTTGCCCGACAAGGGCCCCTCTGCCGGGCCAGCTTCCAGGCGCCTTAACGCCTGCGTGGAAGTGTCGGTGACAACAGCATTGAGTTCCTGCTGTTCTTTAAGAGCGGCGGGAAAGGCCTTGATCCGCTCAAGGGGAGAGGATGACACTGGTAAGGAACCGGCGGGCTAGTCTTCCTGCTCCTTGGTGGTGCTGCCGGTCACTTTCTTCGGCGGCTCATCCAGATCTGCAACCGACTTAATCTCATCCTGGATCTCATTGGTGGCACGCTTGAATTCCCGCATGCCCTTGCCCAACCCACGGGCCAGCTCCGGAAGCTTCTTGGCCCCGAACAGAAGCAGGATGATGAATAGAATAACCAGTATCTCACCAAAGCCTAAGGACATATACTCCTCCTACATGATTCCACACGAAGTTAATCAAAAAACCGAGCAGCTCACGGTTATTACCTATGGCTGTGCTTTCGGGAGTGTCCAGCCATCGTGCGTTATCGGAAATAGCGCAGAAAATAAAAGGCCGCCGCCAGACCAAGGACACTGCTGATATTAAACTTGATCCGCAGACCGAAAGTTATCGTGGCTACCAGGATATCCAACGTTACCGGACTGATGCCCCAGCTGACGGACTGGAGGAAAAACTGCTTCACCACCCCTTCAGGAAGTAACATGGCCAGTACATCCCCCAGGAGCGTACCGAGGGCAGCACCGAAGATGAGTCCGATGAAAATAAGTCCCAAAGATCGTTTCTGGTAGTTGCTAAGGACCATCAGCCGGCCTCCACGATGGATTTGAAGAACGCCAGACCGTCGTCTGA
This region includes:
- a CDS encoding twin-arginine translocase TatA/TatE family subunit, which gives rise to MSLGFGEILVILFIILLLFGAKKLPELARGLGKGMREFKRATNEIQDEIKSVADLDEPPKKVTGSTTKEQED
- a CDS encoding DUF4321 domain-containing protein, whose product is MVLSNYQKRSLGLIFIGLIFGAALGTLLGDVLAMLLPEGVVKQFFLQSVSWGISPVTLDILVATITFGLRIKFNISSVLGLAAAFYFLRYFR